One Deefgea tanakiae genomic region harbors:
- a CDS encoding DUF6677 family protein, producing MAGQGSGGNVIAALASFFIPGLGQLLQGRVLKAALMFISAAVLWWILLGWIIHLWSIVDAALFKPNN from the coding sequence ATGGCTGGACAAGGTTCTGGCGGTAATGTGATTGCCGCATTGGCGAGTTTTTTTATTCCTGGCTTGGGGCAATTGCTGCAAGGTCGCGTGCTGAAAGCTGCGCTCATGTTTATTTCTGCTGCGGTATTGTGGTGGATTTTACTGGGCTGGATTATTCATTTGTGGTCGATTGTCGATGCGGCCTTATTCAAACCCAATAATTGA